The Candidatus Delongbacteria bacterium genome includes a region encoding these proteins:
- a CDS encoding sodium:solute symporter family protein translates to MIHATPLSLLIIALCTLGVPLLGYWAGRRADAAQFLTMGRGLTLPAFVATLVCTWYGGILAVGEYTWQWGLVNWLALGVFYYVFAGVYALFLSDRLRRSHALSIPEEIARAHGPAAGRLAALYTLLMVSPAPHILMTALLLGGLAGLPLAWSLPLTVALTVGYVWKGGLRSVVVTDQLQFLLMFAGFGLALGWLMLDRGGLGWLAAQLPAGHLQIPGGLSWSTVVLWGFVALWTLVDPGFHQRVAVARDARTARRGIWLSIGCWFVFDALTTACGLYARALLPDLEQPLLAFPELSNLLPPVVQGLFVGGMLATVLSTLDSLCFLSGTTFSRDLLGRREEQGLQARVRWGVLLTSTAGALLAWKMKSVVQMWIVFASLGVPVLLPVLLDALWRPAAPRPQRGLTPGLASMGAAALVSGGWMLAGLLHRQDGWPVYPLGLEPLYPGLLAGLLALAGGRGLSRGAAAAAGHTPISCSGGRAAP, encoded by the coding sequence GTGATCCACGCCACCCCCCTCTCCCTGCTCATCATCGCCCTCTGCACGCTGGGCGTTCCCCTGCTGGGCTACTGGGCGGGGCGCCGGGCCGACGCGGCCCAGTTCCTGACCATGGGGCGCGGCCTCACGCTGCCGGCCTTCGTGGCCACGCTGGTCTGCACCTGGTACGGCGGCATCCTGGCGGTGGGCGAGTACACCTGGCAGTGGGGCCTGGTGAACTGGCTGGCCCTGGGCGTGTTCTACTACGTGTTCGCCGGCGTCTACGCGCTCTTCCTCTCGGACCGCCTGCGCCGCTCCCACGCGCTCAGCATTCCCGAGGAGATCGCCCGGGCGCACGGACCCGCCGCCGGGCGGCTGGCCGCGCTCTACACGCTGCTGATGGTCTCTCCGGCGCCGCACATCCTGATGACCGCCCTGCTCCTGGGCGGGCTGGCGGGGCTGCCCCTGGCCTGGAGCCTGCCGCTCACCGTGGCGCTCACCGTGGGCTACGTGTGGAAGGGCGGGTTGCGCAGCGTGGTGGTGACGGACCAGCTCCAGTTCCTGCTGATGTTCGCCGGCTTCGGGCTGGCGCTGGGCTGGCTGATGCTGGACCGGGGCGGGCTGGGCTGGCTGGCCGCCCAGTTGCCCGCCGGGCACCTGCAGATTCCCGGCGGACTCTCGTGGAGCACCGTCGTGCTCTGGGGCTTCGTGGCGCTCTGGACCCTGGTGGACCCCGGCTTCCACCAGCGCGTGGCCGTGGCCCGCGACGCCCGCACGGCGCGCCGCGGGATCTGGCTCAGCATCGGCTGCTGGTTCGTTTTCGACGCGTTGACCACCGCCTGCGGCCTCTACGCCCGGGCCCTGCTGCCCGATCTGGAGCAGCCGCTGCTGGCCTTCCCGGAGCTCTCGAACCTGCTGCCACCCGTGGTGCAGGGCCTGTTCGTGGGCGGGATGCTGGCCACCGTGCTCTCCACGTTGGACAGCCTGTGCTTTCTCTCCGGCACCACCTTCAGCCGCGACCTGCTGGGCCGGCGGGAGGAACAGGGCCTGCAGGCCCGTGTGCGTTGGGGCGTGCTGCTCACTTCCACGGCGGGCGCGCTGCTGGCCTGGAAGATGAAATCCGTGGTGCAGATGTGGATCGTCTTCGCCTCCCTGGGCGTGCCCGTGCTGCTTCCGGTCCTGCTGGACGCGCTTTGGCGGCCCGCCGCGCCGCGTCCGCAGCGGGGGCTGACGCCGGGTCTGGCCTCGATGGGCGCCGCGGCCCTGGTCAGCGGCGGCTGGATGCTGGCCGGCCTGCTGCACCGCCAGGACGGCTGGCCCGTCTACCCGCTGGGGCTGGAGCCGCTCTACCCCGGGCTGCTGGCCGGCCTGCTGGCCCTGGCGGGCGGTCGCGGGCTCTCCCGCGGGGCGGCGGCTGCGGCTGGTCACACGCCGATCAGTTGTTCTGGAGGAAGAGCCGCGCCGTGA
- a CDS encoding thiamine pyrophosphokinase produces the protein MPESPTPLLILNGRAPTALLARLRPAAQPGWVDLPAPLPVEMGEEGAAWTRSGPLWAADGGANTLHAAALPAACVVGDLDSLTAEARLWHVRHGARLLECPEQDDNDLEKALRHLAAAGCPRCWVGGFEGDRLDMLLGLAALLDVPGAPALRLAGEQQILLPLGPGEHVFPVAAEEAFSLLAPAGCRLNLAGARWGGPGLELRPGCHGVSNRALGGQLRLTVLQGRVHLVRQAPWGSDA, from the coding sequence ATGCCCGAATCGCCCACTCCCCTGCTGATCCTCAACGGCCGCGCCCCGACGGCGCTGCTGGCCCGACTGCGGCCCGCCGCGCAGCCCGGCTGGGTCGACCTGCCGGCTCCGCTGCCCGTGGAGATGGGGGAGGAGGGCGCCGCCTGGACGCGATCGGGTCCGCTCTGGGCCGCCGACGGCGGGGCCAACACGCTCCACGCCGCCGCGCTGCCCGCGGCCTGCGTCGTGGGGGACCTGGACAGCCTGACCGCCGAGGCCCGGCTCTGGCACGTGAGACACGGCGCTCGGCTGCTGGAGTGCCCGGAGCAGGACGACAACGATTTGGAGAAGGCCCTGCGGCACCTGGCGGCCGCCGGGTGCCCGCGCTGCTGGGTGGGCGGTTTCGAAGGAGATCGGCTGGACATGCTGCTGGGCTTGGCCGCGCTGCTGGACGTCCCGGGCGCGCCGGCGCTGCGTCTGGCGGGAGAGCAGCAGATCCTGCTGCCGCTGGGTCCGGGCGAGCACGTGTTTCCGGTCGCAGCCGAGGAAGCCTTCAGCCTGCTGGCGCCTGCGGGCTGCCGTCTGAACCTGGCGGGCGCGCGCTGGGGCGGCCCCGGCCTGGAACTGCGGCCCGGCTGCCACGGCGTCTCCAACCGCGCGCTGGGCGGCCAGCTGCGGCTCACCGTGCTGCAGGGCCGCGTGCATCTGGTGCGCCAGGCCCCCTGGGGATCGGACGCGTGA